A genomic window from Populus nigra chromosome 7, ddPopNigr1.1, whole genome shotgun sequence includes:
- the LOC133698475 gene encoding spermidine sinapoyl-CoA acyltransferase, with translation MEEIHIKETIPIRPSTPPFSQDHTLPLSHLDTDRNLNVTFRYLRVYVNTTTSNGGHPFNVIAAALSTALVHYYPLAATLRRGQVDDRLELFCSRDHLGVPLINATVNCTLEKLNYLDDSDPDFLDGLVPDPDQDYGLANPCVLQVTVFECGGWTLGAAIHHGLCDGLGATQFFNVMAELARGVGRISANPVWDRASLLGPRDPPRAEGVVREFLGLEKGSEPYGQVVGKVVRECFPVKDEWLEKFKKVLFEKSGSSFTTFEALGAFIWRAKVKASGVPGDENVKFAYSINIRKLVKPPLPAGYWGNGCVPMYAQLCARELMEQPVWKTAELIKKSKINATDEYVRSFIDFQELHYGDGITAGNRVSGFTDWRHLGHSTVDFGWGGPVTVLPLSRKLLGSVVPCFFLPYSSANAGKKDGFKVLVTLQETHMPAFKKEMGKFSSQDFDLS, from the exons ATGGAAGAAATTCACATCAAAGAAACCATTCCAATTCGCCCTTCTACGCCCCCTTTCTCTCAAGACCATACACTCCCTCTCTCCCACCTTGACACCGACCGCAACCTTAACGTCACATTTCGCTACCTTCGTGTCTACGTTAACACCACCACCAGCAATGGTGGCCATCCTTTCAACGTCATCGCGGCTGCGCTTTCCACTGCACTTGTTCACTACTACCCTCTTGCAGCCACTCTCCGCCGAGGCCAGGTGGATGACCGTCTGGAGCTGTTTTGCTCTCGGGACCATTTAGGTGTGCCTCTTATCAATGCAACTGTAAACTGCACGTTGGAAAAACTAAACTACCTCGATGACTCGGACCCGGATTTTCTGGACGGGTTAGTTCCTGACCCGGATCAAGATTATGGGCTGGCTAACCCGTGTGTTCTCCAAGTCACGGTGTTTGAGTGTGGTGGATGGACATTAGGTGCTGCCATACACCATGGTTTGTGTGATGGGCTTGGGGCAACccagttttttaatgttatggCAGAGTTGGCACGTGGTGTGGGTCGGATTTCAGCTAATCCAGTTTGGGACCGGGCGAGCTTGTTGGGTCCGAGAGACCCGCCCCGAGCTGAGGGAGTGGTGAGGGAGTTTTTGGGGTTGGAGAAAGGGTCTGAGCCTTACGGTCAGGTGGTTGGTAAGGTTGTGAGGGAGTGCTTTCCTGTGAAGGATGAGTGGTTGGAGAAGTTCAAGAAGGTGTTGTTTGAGAAGAGTGGCTCTAGCTTTACCACGTTTGAAGCCTTGGGTGCATTCATATGGCGGGCAAA GGTTAAAGCCTCAGGGGTTCCAGGTGATGAGAATGTGAAGTTCGCCTATTCAATCAATATACGAAAACTAGTAAAGCCACCATTACCTGCTGGCTATTGGGGCAATGGTTGTGTTCCGATGTATGCTCAACTCTGTGCCAGAGAGCTGATGGAGCAACCAGTTTGGAAAACAGCTGAGCTGATTAAAAAGAGCAAAATCAATGCAACCGATGAGTACGTCCGCTCATTCATTGATTTTCAAGAACTACATTATGGAGATGGCATTACAGCAGGAAACAGAGTGAGTGGGTTCACAGATTGGAGGCACCTGGGACATTCAACTGTTGATTTTGGGTGGGGAGGTCCAGTCACTGTCTTGCCACTTTCAAGAAAACTACTCGGAAGTGTTGTGCCGTGCTTTTTCTTGCCTTATTCTTCTGCAAACGCAGGCAAGAAGGATGGGTTCAAGGTGCTGGTAACCTTGCAAGAAACACACATGCCTGCCTTCAAGAAAGAGATGGGGAAATTTAGCAGCCAAGATTTTGACTTGTCTTGA
- the LOC133699443 gene encoding magnesium-chelatase subunit ChlI, chloroplastic produces the protein MATILGTSSSAILASKPFSIPSLSLTSSGLSFGRKYYGGIGLVGKKGRPQFHVAVASVATDIGSVQEAQKAAAKESQRPVYPFAAIVGQDEMKLCLLLNVIDPKIGGVMIMGDRGTGKSTTVRSMVDLLPEIKVVAGDPYNSDPEDPESMGIEVRESVVKGEDLTVVLTKINMVDLPLGATEDRVCGTIDIEKALTEGVKAFEPGLLAKANRGILYVDEVNLLDDHLVDVLLDSAASGWNTVEREGISISHPARFILIGSGNPEEGELRPQLLDRFGMHAQVGTVRDAELRVKIVEERAQFDKNPKEFREAYKSEQEKLQQQISSARSFLSSVKIDHDLKVKISKVCAELNVDGLRGDIVTNRAAKALAALKGRDQVTAEDIATVIPNCLRHRLRKDPLESIDSGLLVSEKFYEVFS, from the exons ATGGCAACCATACTTGGAACTTCTTCCTCTGCAATCTTGGCGTCTAAACCTTTCTCcattccttctctctctttaaCCTCCTCAG GGCTAAGTTTTGGGAGGAAGTATTATGGAGGGATTGGTCTTGTGGGTAAGAAAGGGAGGCCTCAGTTTCATGTTGCAGTTGCCAGTGTTGCTACTGACATTGGCTCTGTTCAGGAG GCCCAGAAGGCTGCTGCTAAGGAAAGCCAGAGACCAGTATATCCATTTGCTGCTATAGTAGGGCAAGATGAGATGAAGCTGTGCCTTCTGCTAAATGTGATTGATCCCAAGATTGGAGGTGTCATGATCATGGGTGATAGAGGGACCGGAAAGTCCACCACTGTTAGGTCCATGGTTGATTTACTTCCTGAAATTAAGGTGGTTGCTGGTGACCCCTATAACTCAGATCCGGAAGATCCAGAGTCGATGGGTATTGAAGTCAGGGAGAGTGTTGTGAAAGGGGAGGATCTCACTGTTGTCCTGACTAAAATTAATATGGTTGACTTGCCATTGGGAGCTACAGAGGATAGGGTGTGTGGTACAATTGACATTGAAAAGGCTCTCACCGAGGGTGTAAAGGCATTTGAGCCGGGTCTTCTTGCTAAAGCTAATAGAGGCATTCTTTATGTTGATGAGGTTAATCTTTTGGATGACCACTTGGTGGATGTTCTTTTAGATTCTGCTGCATCAGGGTGGAACACAGTGGAGAGAGAGGGTATTTCAATTTCACATCCTGCTcgatttattttgattggttCTGGCAATCCTGAAGAAGGAGAGCTAAGGCCACAGCTTCTTGATAGATTTGGAATGCACGCACAAGTGGGGACTGTTAGGGATGCTGAGCTCAGAGTTAAAATTGTGGAAGAGAGAgctcaatttgacaaaaatccAAAGGAATTTCGCGAGGCTTACAAGTCTGAGCAAGAGAAACTCCAGCAACAAATTTCTTCAGCTAGGAGTTTTCTTTCATCTGTAAAAATAGATCATGATCTTAAGGTTAAAATCTCCAAGGTTTGTGCAGAGCTGAATGTTGATGGATTGAGAGGAGACATTGTGACGAACAGAGCTGCAAAAGCTCTTGCTGCCCTGAAGGGTAGGGATCAAGTAACTGCAGAAGATATTGCTACTGTCATCCCCAATTGTTTAAGACACCGTCTTCGGAAGGATCCCCTGGAGTCAATCGACTCAGGTTTACTTGTCAGTGAGAAATTTTATGAGGTTTTTAGCTGA
- the LOC133699444 gene encoding nudix hydrolase 15, mitochondrial-like isoform X2: MASENRGEKSRKLISLSRRLSLYEPPPHLNNPARRQHGIPKSANPKRAAVLICIFEGNDGELRVILTQRSSQLSSHSGEVALPGGKREEGDADDIATALREAEEEIGLDPSLVDVVTVIEPYMTRNENRREVENEWMGDKFLCHFFDYQSGEKGFIIWAFTAAILIRVATIVYQRPPAFLERRPTLWNGIPDKDLAKL, translated from the exons atggcTTCTGAAAATAGGGGAGAGAAATCCCGGAAGCTCATATCATTATCTCGACGGCTCAGCCTCTACGAACCTCCTCCCCATCTAAACAACCCGGCCAGAAGACAACATGGGATCCCAAAATCTGCAAACCCCAAAAGAGCTGCAGTTCTCATCTGCATCTTTGAAGGAAATGATGGAGAACTTCGTGTAATCCTCACACAACGCTCTTCACAACTCTCTTCTCACTCAG GTGAAGTGGCCTTGCCTGGTGGAAAAAGGGAGGAAGGTGATGCTGATGATATAGCAACTGCATTGAGAGAGGCTGAGGAGGAGATTGGTTTGGACCCTTCTCTTGTTGATGTTGTTACTGTTATTGAGCCATATATGACCAGG AACGAGAACAGGAGAGAAGTCGAGAATGAGTGGATGGGAGACAAGTTTCTATGTCATTTCTTTGACTATCAGTCAGGGGAAAAAGGTTTTATTATATGGGCTTTCACTGCTGCAATATTGATTAGAGTTGCTACAATTGTCTACCAAAGACCGCCTGCATTTCTTGAGCGAAGGCCGACATTGTGGAATGGAATTCCTGATAAAGATCTCGCCAAGCTATAG
- the LOC133699444 gene encoding nudix hydrolase 22, chloroplastic-like isoform X1: MASENRGEKSRKLISLSRRLSLYEPPPHLNNPARRQHGIPKSANPKRAAVLICIFEGNDGELRVILTQRSSQLSSHSGEVALPGGKREEGDADDIATALREAEEEIGLDPSLVDVVTVIEPYMTRFHVTVIPVIGILFDKKAFNPTPDASEVESVFDVPLEMFLKNENRREVENEWMGDKFLCHFFDYQSGEKGFIIWAFTAAILIRVATIVYQRPPAFLERRPTLWNGIPDKDLAKL, encoded by the exons atggcTTCTGAAAATAGGGGAGAGAAATCCCGGAAGCTCATATCATTATCTCGACGGCTCAGCCTCTACGAACCTCCTCCCCATCTAAACAACCCGGCCAGAAGACAACATGGGATCCCAAAATCTGCAAACCCCAAAAGAGCTGCAGTTCTCATCTGCATCTTTGAAGGAAATGATGGAGAACTTCGTGTAATCCTCACACAACGCTCTTCACAACTCTCTTCTCACTCAG GTGAAGTGGCCTTGCCTGGTGGAAAAAGGGAGGAAGGTGATGCTGATGATATAGCAACTGCATTGAGAGAGGCTGAGGAGGAGATTGGTTTGGACCCTTCTCTTGTTGATGTTGTTACTGTTATTGAGCCATATATGACCAGG TTTCATGTGACTGTTATTCCTGTGATTGGTATACTGTTTGACAAGAAAGCATTCAATCCAACTCCAGATGCTAGTGAAGTGGAATCAGTATTCGATGTTCCCCTAGAAATGTTTCTTAAG AACGAGAACAGGAGAGAAGTCGAGAATGAGTGGATGGGAGACAAGTTTCTATGTCATTTCTTTGACTATCAGTCAGGGGAAAAAGGTTTTATTATATGGGCTTTCACTGCTGCAATATTGATTAGAGTTGCTACAATTGTCTACCAAAGACCGCCTGCATTTCTTGAGCGAAGGCCGACATTGTGGAATGGAATTCCTGATAAAGATCTCGCCAAGCTATAG